The following coding sequences lie in one Crassostrea angulata isolate pt1a10 chromosome 10, ASM2561291v2, whole genome shotgun sequence genomic window:
- the LOC128165274 gene encoding toll-like receptor 4, producing the protein MISFELSLLILTNFSLLSYSSNASCSNEPKCRCYQSQEDFVADCSNLKVSSFPEFSDNVTVINVSKNDISSFPQEFPPKLRYLDISENNLTSCTASVEIPFLDTLKMDANHVGNGEAMAGLFYNLQSLRFLSIKDNNDHLQLKHENYPKGLFERLVNLNSLFIDGFETAAIGDLFNVTNNLTLLDMSGIKRTCFLPIIRKDMFQKFKEIENLSISYCEIKSIEKGAFEHLIKLVHLDISHNEELTLVVLPNVTFNINAGIKHLNFEKLQCTMGTTRVFRTEYVEHLSNTSLETINIASNRIAYLQKEVPKTFPTTLKLINASENFLLPGIYFFYMQELKGLTTVDVSYQYHQHQRFDEFFQRCNDENNQLPYSQKGRELTYGETDIADVDPTKKSNSLLDFPFALNDKLNLTFYMPPKLKILYLHHTHYTLYVNLSIIANNSQLTHIYANNNFFIESLYPIFGISKLIYLDLSYNLLNNISGMRVNDFYNLRYLDLSFNNLGSSFEDEACAASFSSLHNLETLNLSTNRILRIASGLFQSLKNIKHLNFSFNKLNEWPIQMNHMKLLTSLDLSYNELKVLSKRNMDDLNFLASANLTINLYGNPLICTCDSVQFWAWLTDLSHMTIRNVDHHKCVLSNGSSVAIGNVSHFVQELRKECTTYLFITLGSSICVLVFLVITTWKIIHRYRWTLRYWYYVSRSAPKRYKSYQHPHFRYDAYMSYDEEDRDVALRLTEMLETKKQKKCCLPERDFMPGTNMFDNVINAVHVSRKVVCIMSENYMISYWPMFEFQIGQMDAMHSSYRKNKKVFIAVLLRRSLRVETMQPAILGVLESDCCIACNSDENILFVCSEKLDNLLQLDM; encoded by the coding sequence atgatttcCTTTGAGCTTTCCTTGTTAATTCTCACAAATTTTTCTCTGTTGTCATATTCTTCGAATGCTAGTTGCTCAAACGAGCCCAAGTGCCGCTGTTACCAAAGCCAAGAAGATTTTGTTGCTGACTGTAGCAATCTAAAAGTATCGTCTTTTCCGGAATTTAGCGACAATGTGACTGTGATTAATGTGAGTAAAAATGATATCAGTTCCTTTCCACAGGAGTTTCCACCAAAACTCAGGTATCTGGATATATctgaaaacaatttaacaagCTGTACAGCATCTGTTGAAATCCCGTTTTTGGATACATTAAAGATGGACGCTAATCACGTGGGTAATGGCGAAGCAATGGCAGGTTTGTTTTACAACCTTCAATCTCTGCGATTTCTTTCGATCAAAGACAACAACGACCATTTACAACTCAAACACGAAAACTACCCTAAAGGCCTGTTTGAGAGACTAGTTAACttaaatagtttgtttataGATGGATTCGAAACTGCGGCTATTGGCGACCTTTTTAACGTTACCAATAATCTAACCCTCTTAGACATGTCTGGGATTAAAAGAACATGTTTCTTACCTATCATAAGAAAAGACATGTtccaaaaatttaaagaaatcgaGAATCTGTCGATTTCATATTGCGAGATTAAAAGCATAGAAAAGGGTGCTTTTGAACACTTAATTAAGCTTGTACATTTGGACATTTCCCATAACGAAGAACTGACACTGGTCGTGTTACCTAACGTTACTTTTAACATCAACGCAGGAATAAAGCATTTGAACTTTGAAAAGCTGCAGTGCACCATGGGAACAACTCGAGTCTTCAGAACAGAGTATGTAGAGCACCTATCGAACACGTCACTGGAAACAATTAATATTGCATCCAACAGAATCGCTTATCTACAAAAGGAAGTACCCAAAACTTTCCCCACGACGCTGAAACTTATCAACGCTAGTGAAAACTTCTTACTACCCggaatttactttttttacatGCAGGAGTTGAAGGGGCTTACTACAGTGGATGTTAGCTATCAGTATCACCAACATCAAAGGTTCGACGAATTTTTCCAGCGTTGCAATGATGAAAACAATCAATTACCCTACAGTCAAAAGGGGAGGGAGTTGACATATGGAGAGACAGATATAGCCGATGTAGATCCGACCAAGAAAAGCAATAGTTTGCTTGACTTTCCTTTTGCCTTAAATGACAAACTTAACCTAACCTTTTATATGCCACccaaattaaagattttatacCTTCATCATACACATTATACTTTATATGTGAATTTGTCCATCATAGCAAACAACAGCCAATTAACACATATATATGCAAACAACAACTTTTTTATCGAAAGCTTGTATCCGATTTTTGGAATAAGTAAGTTAATCTACTTAGATTTATCGTACAACCTTCTGAATAATATTTCGGGAATGAGAGTAAACGATTTCTACAACTTAAGATATCTAGACCTGTCATTCAACAATCTTGGCAGTTCCTTTGAGGATGAAGCTTGCGCGGCCTCtttttcatctcttcataatttagaaacattaaatttatcAACAAATCGAATATTACGAATTGCGTCGGGTCTTTTTCAAtccttgaaaaatattaaacactTAAATTTCAGTTTCAATAAACTTAACGAATGGCCAATACAAATGAATCACATGAAGCTTCTAACGTCCTTAGACCTCTCTTACAACGAGTTAAAGGTTCTTAGCAAAAGAAATATGGATGATCTTAATTTTCTTGCCTCGGCAAATCTGACCATTAATCTTTATGGAAACCCGTTGATCTGTACGTGCGATAGTGTCCAGTTTTGGGCGTGGTTAACTGATTTATCGCACATGACTATCCGTAACGTCGATCATCACAAATGTGTCCTGTCCAATGGTTCCAGTGTAGCAATTGGAAATGTTTCTCACTTTGTCCAGGAGCTGAGAAAAGAGTGCACCACCTATCTTTTCATTACTCTTGGAAGTTCAATATGTGTTCTGGTTTTTCTGGTTATTACGACATGGAAAATTATCCACAGATACCGCTGGACTTTACGGTACTGGTACTACGTATCAAGGAGCGCGCCAAAACGTTACAAAAGTTATCAGCATCCCCACTTCCGCTATGATGCGTACATGTCTTATGACGAAGAGGACCGTGACGTAGCCTTGCGTTTAACTGAAATGCTTGAAACCAAAAAGCAAAAGAAATGTTGTCTCCCGGAGAGAGATTTCATGCCAGGAACCAACATGTTTGACAACGTCATCAACGCAGTTCACGTCAGTAGAAAAGTCGTGTGTATCATGTCTGAAAATTACATGATATCTTATTGGCCAATGTTTGAATTTCAAATAGGACAAATGGACGCAATGCACTCAAGCTACCGAAAGAACAAGAAGGTGTTCATTGCTGTACTTCTCAGAAGGAGTCTCCGAGTGGAAACCATGCAACCTGCCATTTTAGGGGTACTAGAATCTGACTGCTGTATTGCATGCAATTCGGACGAAAATATTCTATTTGTATGTTCAGAGAAACTTGATAATCTTTTACAACTGGACATGTAA